From a single Longimicrobium sp. genomic region:
- a CDS encoding phosphatase domain-containing protein — translation MADWKRAIEKVAHRVETTLDEGRRKLGLMGSSEHRPRIEAYRTFGRPDRAYVRGRVLRSPPVQPSTEHDSPWLNLAAMVRRFESDEVPRARVVVRFPGGEHEVAANDEGYFECWVEPRPHFSASALWHTLELELAHPREGDQPVREQASVLVPPPGCALGVISDLDDTVIRTDVTSTLRMMKNVFLHNARTRMPFPGVAAFYRALEKGTGKTAFNPIFYVSSSPWNLHDVLTDFLTVQKIPLGPLLLRDWGLTREGVVPGKNTEHKLDAIRRILGLFPDLHFVLIGDSGQEDPEIYLQVVRENPDRVQAVYIRNVTPNPERVGAIEALAKEMEAAGSALVLAEDTLEAARHAAEQGWISPNALPEIGAVARAEEEEEPSPEGTEQVNRELSTEPRE, via the coding sequence ATGGCCGACTGGAAGCGGGCGATCGAGAAGGTCGCGCACCGGGTGGAGACCACGCTGGACGAGGGGCGCCGCAAGCTGGGGCTGATGGGGAGCAGCGAGCACCGGCCGCGCATCGAGGCGTACCGCACCTTCGGCCGGCCGGACCGCGCGTACGTGCGCGGCCGCGTGCTCCGGAGCCCGCCCGTGCAGCCCTCCACCGAGCACGACAGCCCGTGGCTGAACCTGGCGGCGATGGTGCGGCGCTTCGAGAGCGACGAGGTCCCCCGCGCGCGCGTGGTGGTGCGCTTCCCCGGCGGCGAGCACGAGGTCGCCGCCAACGACGAGGGGTACTTCGAGTGCTGGGTGGAGCCGCGCCCGCACTTCTCGGCGTCCGCGCTCTGGCACACGCTGGAGCTGGAGCTCGCCCACCCGCGCGAGGGCGACCAGCCCGTGCGCGAGCAGGCGAGCGTGCTGGTGCCGCCCCCGGGGTGCGCGCTGGGGGTCATCAGCGACCTGGACGACACCGTCATCCGCACCGACGTCACCTCGACGCTCCGGATGATGAAGAACGTCTTCCTCCACAACGCGCGCACCCGCATGCCCTTCCCCGGCGTGGCGGCGTTCTACCGCGCGCTGGAGAAGGGGACGGGGAAGACGGCGTTCAACCCGATCTTCTACGTCTCCAGCAGCCCCTGGAACCTGCACGACGTGCTCACCGACTTCCTCACCGTGCAGAAGATCCCGCTGGGCCCGCTGCTCCTGCGCGACTGGGGGCTCACCAGGGAGGGCGTGGTGCCGGGGAAAAACACCGAGCACAAGCTCGACGCCATCCGCCGCATCCTGGGCCTCTTCCCCGACCTCCACTTCGTGCTGATCGGCGACAGCGGGCAGGAGGACCCGGAGATCTACCTGCAGGTGGTGCGCGAGAACCCCGACCGCGTGCAGGCCGTCTACATCCGCAACGTCACGCCGAACCCCGAGCGGGTGGGCGCCATCGAGGCGCTGGCGAAGGAGATGGAGGCCGCCGGCAGCGCGCTGGTGCTGGCCGAGGACACGCTGGAGGCCGCCCGCCACGCCGCCGAGCAGGGGTGGATCTCGCCCAACGCGCTCCCCGAGATCGGCGCCGTGGCCCGCGCCGAGGAGGAAGAGGAGCCCTCCCCCGAGGGCACCGAGCAGGTCAACCGCGAGCTGAGCACGGAGCCGCGGGAGTAG